From Branchiostoma lanceolatum isolate klBraLanc5 chromosome 16, klBraLanc5.hap2, whole genome shotgun sequence:
GCGGTCGTAGTGTTCTTTGAATAGGTTTTGGATTGTGGGTTTCACGATAAGACCTTTACAAGCCTTGTAGACATTTAGGAGTGCCAGATGTCGAACATTGGAttattgttgtttctttgcaTTGCATGCGCGGTAAAGCACCTCAGGGCGTAACAAACCAGGTTTATACTGAGGAGTAGAAGCTGCATATCCGAACAGATTCATTTAATCTACTCACACAACCACCCACCGTGCCACCACTgtacgaaatggcctcggatcctcgCTGCATGCAGATATGTAACACGAGAATTATTAACCTGCATATACATGTCCCTCAGGCTGCCCCAAAGGAAATGCATCACTTAACCACATCACTTCAGTATTGTTTAGTATTTCATGGGTTGTGAACTTGGAAAATGTGAATTGTTGAATTGATATATCATTTTATAATTCAGCACTTCCAAGTTCTCCACCCATGAAATACATTATTGATATAAGTAATCCAATTCAGGCAGGCTGAGGGACAGCCACATATTAGGGCCAATGCACCACTTGCGTGTGCAGGTTAATTCAGTTGCATTTGAGTAACGTTAGTACAAACGGCCCCGTATACCCCGGATTCTTtgggatcttaggttccggatccccTTGTTTGATGTCAGTATAAGCAAGGAGCCGAGGcaatttcgtgcagtgaaaaTCTAATGCCACTTCATCAGTTTCTTAAGCATTCGATGCTATACGCCATAGCGACTCTTTGCTTGTATACATATTGAGAGGGAAGTGCCGAGCTAACTGACACTTGAGCACCACATTCATACCTCAGTAAGATAAAAGTCCTATTtgacatatacagtcaaacctgcctatagcggtcactcaagggactggccaaaatcgaccgctatgaaCAGGTGGCTGCTCTATACAAACGGTTCATTGATTACGAGCAATatgtggcacatgttttctgtacccactgagaaacatttattgacatacatgtacagtcaaacttggtctaccgaccacttccaatagacgaccatcggctcaagatgactgctttcggtaggtctggatttttccacaagcaaatttagtccaagtcgatccatcgatccgcccccaatccggagcacatgcgaccaaaatgttgccaaagacaaccgtgtcattttcaattgcgcggcgacatcatttatcagcaaataattgcggaatttcacggtgaaatcagcctgtttgggtcggattccttgccgggagaaaaaacaacagctgcaagatgagaggtcatagggtcattgggatagtctactgtaatgtgggtgcagctgcaatgtgtgagttatgattttactctacattaaatagtacaaaatgtaaacttatttcgtcaaagaagttctttgaataaagagaacagaatatacaaagaatggatgactttataacagttttttagaggataaaaggcgtctgtctttttttaacaaactgctcccccatggtactactagtgaagtaacccaagtatacaaagcgtcccgctaggaccgcgcacaaagaggctctgtttgtctgcaaatttctggcgtcttagcggttttggaaattcaaaaccaacaccaggagcaaaataaaaccatgtacatcattttcatgggtaacactgcagctataattacatttttttctgcggggatttgaaagaaggctcccgaatcttgcggccaccatgcgccgtgaccgttatcggcagtgtttccagacccgcgggaccgaaaatcgagtggccgcgaccgcgttggacaagtgaccgctatagcctaattcttaatgcttatgtcaatgggaaaaatccaagggaccgacagaaagtgaccactatggtaAAAATGTATAACATAAAATCTTCACTTTTAGTTTGTCCTCTTTGCTACTAAGATATATTACTCATTAGGTGTTTAAATCTGACCTGTGGGATCAATAAATTGTAGATGATATATAATGAGATCAAAAGATGTCAACAAAAATCTGGTTTTCAAATATAATTGTAAAAGTGTCGACGCTGTATATTTTCCTGCTCTCATGATAATCACATTCTGAACCATTTGTGTACAAAGAGATTTACGTActtcttaaaacattttttgtaaTATTATTAATTCACAATCATTCTGGTCAAAAACTGACGATATTTGCTCACCGATCCATATGAAAACGCTTCCAGTGACGGCTACGCGCTTCCGACGGAAGATGAGGGATGTCACGGGGTGCACGATAGCGCAGTACCGGTCAACACTCACCGCAGCCAGCGTCAGACAGGTAGCCTGAACAGTCACCTGAAGTAATGTGGGAGGCCAACCATGTAAAAAACAGTACTAGTCATCGCCAAAGAGCGTTGTTTAAACGTTTGCTTCCATATGGGCTACTATGTTGTACGCGTATCAACGGGtaaattttgtaaacaaatagtgttcagaaagaaaaaaagtagaGCTTTTAATTAACAGTCAGTTATATGTTTCCccatgtacagtgtatttggaAACATCCTTAGCTTCGATAGTGGTATTTTCCTCTTACAAGTagctttaaccctcaaaccaccgtatggggtcaaaactgaccccaggcgtatatcaacatgtgccattttgacatttcgagttgaaaacaaaattccttctatgagtttgtttgtatatatgtcttataacttctcacaagtttttaccgagattggctcattgttgattaatttatcctagaaagtttacgcgtggtccagtggggtcaaaactgaccccggCAAAATCTGcgctcatattccctattgtttgatacttgtcatctagtaacatgtatgataagggttgttatgatcatagttgcaaaatctaattttgtagaaacgtgaaaaaacatttttttagtgaacgtaaagattagtgacgttgcgacgtattatgacgtcatttatgtgattttattgacgaaaaccaacaaattgggtatttccatataactcaaaggtacacgatgaaacttaaatagaaatactgtatgataaatcatgatgtaTTCAAAGACATTATTTtttagatggcaacaggaacgacgtcaacaTGACGTCATATAAATCATGttcatatcaggttacactagcgaaatccgccatcttggttccgccatcttgaattattttgaatgcatattttcatcatataacctaataacacaatacaaatggaccaaaacgtttatattaagattttttctgtttgaataaacatggtaatgatgagatttgaggttgaaatagccggttatagctaatctaaatatatcgtccgccatctttgattttgaccgatgacgtaatcaaatatgcataaattatgaatgttaaatcattaaagtgatagtgaataacattggttagtgttgatataagaaaataagtgcagtttacaaagaaagccctagaattacattgtaaaatccaaaattagcaactttttccaaatatggctctcagaaaccggttgtcatagcaacatgaaaacattgagtAGTTATTTcgttaaattcaaattgttgccaacgaaattttagcaaaggtgaccatttttggttgttctagcgtaagacattcagatgctatatgacatcaagtgtagGCGCAGGcttcaaaagagcccgcttgtctgaatagcgttagttccaaaagacgatgttccctatttttgcattaattatgataataagcagaaattattcataccaaatcatgtcaaactgtccctaaTAGAGTActcaaactatacatatatacaaaccacaaaaatagtcacgaataaagctgtatttgtagaaaacattgtggggtcagttttgaccccatacggtaagattagtcgtaaaaaagctacggtggtttgagggttaaatgcTGAAAGTATTTCGTATCTAGCCGTATACCCTTTTTAAACATAGCTTGACTGAACATGATTACCTGCATCATGTAGTTGACCATCCTGCACATGTGTACTCCGAAGATCCAGGAAGGCATGGCGTACTGTGCGGCAGTAAAAGGGACACAGCAGAGCAAAAAGGCCATGTCTGTCACGGCCAAGTTGCACAGATAAAAGTTGGTAACGGTTCGCATCTTGCGGAAGAACGCCACCACATAGATCACAAGGGAATTGCCGGACATCCCGACCAGAAAGATGACAGCAAAGATGGTTGGTGGCACGTAGTTGTCCCATGACAGTGGTATCGGCAGTGGTTCGGGCATCTTGGCCGTCCCCAAAACGGCTTCCGAACATGAAGCCTTCGAAACCTCCTCCAGCGAGCTGTCACTACTTGTTATGTTCTTCGTACAATTGAACAAGGTGCCCATCTTTAAAGGTCTTCAGGGATGAGGATGATCGGGTGCGTGTAGCGTCGTTCCGAACCGCACAAGGATCAGTGCCGCAGTTTTACCCGTAAAGGAGCTTAAATAGACTGTTAACATCATCAGTTCTGAGACCCATTAACCTAGTTCTATGTCCATTGACTGATTTGTCTGTCTAATATATGAGTATTTAACAGGGCTAAGTGATACTGGCCGGCCAACCCAATTTCGTAAAATGAACCACATCCAATCAAAGGCAGCATTTACGAACAAAACtattcattttctttaaatcCTTCAAAATTCTTATCATTGTATGAAACATAGCATAGATATATAATATTATCACATGTTCGCTCCTTAAAGAGCGTCCGAGATTATAAATATAGGCTCTCCTCATTGGTTGAGAGGGAAACAGTGCGGTTGATTCAAACTGGAAGGTACAGCCAGCCGTGTAGCTCCCGTGTTATCGGCAATATCTCATTACTGGCCGATTGCTTTCGGCCACTTTTTGGTATAACGATGTCTGAAGTATTCCTCATCAAGTTTTGATCAATGTCATAACCTAAATTACACACCCTGGCGCATAATAGCTGATTTACGTACATTACAACACTGGTACCGGTAAAAGTTTAAAAATAATTGCTTCCAGGCGCCCGGGACGATCGCTAGCCCGGCTGACGCACCCCGCGGTGTTTGTAAACATTCTGGCAGAGCGAGGAGCCGGGCCGGGGCTCTCGCCTGTATCATGTTTCGTTCCCCCGTCAGCTTGTGCAGGCTTGATTTTTTGTGTTCCAGCCACTGGTA
This genomic window contains:
- the LOC136422124 gene encoding kiSS-1 receptor-like, whose amino-acid sequence is MGTLFNCTKNITSSDSSLEEVSKASCSEAVLGTAKMPEPLPIPLSWDNYVPPTIFAVIFLVGMSGNSLVIYVVAFFRKMRTVTNFYLCNLAVTDMAFLLCCVPFTAAQYAMPSWIFGVHMCRMVNYMMQVTVQATCLTLAAVSVDRYCAIVHPVTSLIFRRKRVAVTGSVFIWIGQI